In a single window of the Candidatus Tisiphia endosymbiont of Nemotelus nigrinus genome:
- a CDS encoding DnaA N-terminal domain-containing protein, which translates to MTKSLIFSNPIVENQDIIFYNFVGNFIPPEWRNLTNNCGKQLSKTSRQLLSLIVSCIKTNRYDNTQDSQELQEGYHFFQQELGVSQSRVKQCLTELQKSGFIYHTLITTVKYNIKYRNILCIKLLKKFTNFRKANNNSYHFNHTNIQSSYQKILTQPRENSNSTQKKLKKNASIYISILSRYEKNKENCGQVCGQTVPEPESTEEQNVNLPLEVTEKRGKKSVLETALTTEQSFNLSPEIMINSGEQNLAELGLAEEKSFNLPIEITVSSLNEALPYNSTDDNSGDVALTDDKLGSDSDSDSDSTDGYSGGSESEQEASGKLSGWLSDIAKKAKGWYSPRELETFYPLTEEDAIWLRKQTGRNYELSYINKLLIKHSVDSPNNRFPCKQAVLNYMKKTLRHEMRPPSVANNPNFNFDLNNATRTRKAYLQKVRDSKGVKPLNQLQRKIVEAFESKPSTAYQLLKRCSFFGVCDDEYKIDLADISLLETDKCKLLQTVQEVYGKEIQQLRITNKREISNYYLELSGLNPESAWYKIRKYLLKLYGETIDKAWFSKLEAIEEDCNKLILKPATAFIGYWIKDKYSKDLEDACSILNYTFEFMKVDRMSGL; encoded by the coding sequence ATGACAAAATCGTTAATTTTTTCCAACCCTATAGTTGAAAATCAGGATATTATCTTTTATAATTTTGTTGGTAATTTCATCCCGCCTGAGTGGCGAAATCTTACCAATAATTGTGGTAAACAATTAAGCAAAACTTCTCGTCAACTTCTATCTTTGATAGTTTCTTGTATAAAAACTAATCGTTATGACAATACACAAGACTCTCAAGAGTTACAAGAAGGCTATCATTTTTTCCAACAAGAGCTAGGAGTTAGTCAAAGTAGGGTAAAACAATGTCTAACAGAATTACAAAAAAGTGGGTTCATTTATCATACTTTAATTACTACGGTCAAATATAATATAAAATACCGTAATATTTTATGTATCAAACTTCTTAAGAAATTTACAAATTTTCGTAAAGCTAATAATAATTCTTATCACTTTAATCACACAAATATCCAGTCTAGCTATCAAAAAATTTTAACCCAACCTAGAGAAAATTCTAACTCAACTCAGAAAAAATTAAAAAAAAATGCATCTATATATATATCTATATTATCTAGATACGAAAAAAATAAAGAAAATTGTGGACAAGTCTGTGGACAAACTGTGCCAGAGCCTGAATCAACTGAGGAACAAAACGTTAATTTACCGCTTGAAGTAACGGAAAAAAGAGGTAAAAAAAGTGTGTTAGAAACTGCGTTAACTACGGAGCAAAGCTTTAACTTATCGCCGGAGATAATGATAAACTCAGGTGAACAAAACTTAGCAGAGCTTGGATTAGCTGAGGAAAAAAGCTTTAATTTACCTATAGAGATAACGGTAAGCTCACTAAATGAAGCGTTACCATACAATTCCACAGACGACAATTCCGGCGATGTAGCTCTAACCGATGACAAATTAGGCTCAGACTCCGATTCAGATTCTGATTCAACAGATGGATATTCAGGAGGTAGTGAATCTGAGCAAGAAGCTAGTGGGAAATTGTCTGGGTGGCTCAGTGATATCGCCAAAAAGGCTAAAGGCTGGTATTCACCTAGGGAGCTAGAGACGTTTTACCCATTGACCGAAGAAGATGCTATTTGGCTAAGAAAGCAAACAGGTCGTAACTATGAATTGAGTTACATCAACAAGCTGTTGATTAAACATAGCGTGGATTCTCCTAACAATCGCTTTCCCTGCAAGCAAGCAGTACTGAATTACATGAAGAAAACTTTGCGTCATGAAATGCGTCCACCATCTGTGGCAAATAACCCAAACTTTAACTTCGATCTGAACAATGCTACTAGGACAAGAAAGGCTTATTTGCAAAAGGTAAGAGATAGTAAGGGCGTTAAACCGCTGAATCAGTTACAACGCAAGATTGTTGAAGCTTTTGAGAGTAAGCCTAGTACTGCTTATCAATTGCTGAAGAGGTGCAGTTTTTTTGGAGTATGTGACGATGAATACAAGATTGATCTAGCAGATATCTCTTTGTTAGAAACTGATAAATGTAAATTGCTCCAGACAGTGCAAGAGGTATATGGCAAAGAGATTCAGCAATTGCGTATTACCAACAAAAGAGAAATATCGAATTATTATTTAGAGCTAAGTGGACTAAATCCAGAGTCAGCGTGGTATAAAATAAGGAAATATCTATTAAAGTTATACGGTGAAACCATTGATAAAGCATGGTTTAGCAAGTTAGAAGCAATTGAAGAAGATTGTAATAAGCTTATTCTCAAACCAGCTACTGCCTTCATTGGGTATTGGATTAAGGATAAGTACAGCAAAGATTTGGAAGATGCTTGCAGTATACTGAATTATACTTTTGAGTTTATGAAAGTCGATAGAATGTCTGGGCTGTAA
- a CDS encoding dihydroneopterin aldolase, which translates to MHLGCSDQEKFHSQLVSFNIELEFTTPPQGTITDKLEDTVCYFELVQSIKSLCQTKHFNLIEHLTMEVYHAIDKFLMRYRDLVQSVNVTTRKMSPPIPDVHGDIAFTYGSALYNKGGRNDLY; encoded by the coding sequence ATTCATCTTGGATGTAGCGATCAAGAAAAGTTTCATTCACAATTAGTTAGTTTTAATATTGAATTAGAATTTACAACTCCCCCACAAGGTACAATTACTGACAAACTTGAAGATACTGTTTGTTATTTTGAGCTTGTTCAAAGTATTAAATCCCTTTGCCAAACTAAACATTTTAATCTTATAGAACATTTAACGATGGAGGTTTATCATGCTATTGACAAATTTTTAATGAGATATCGAGATCTTGTTCAATCTGTCAATGTAACAACACGTAAAATGTCACCACCCATCCCAGATGTTCATGGAGATATCGCCTTTACTTATGGCTCTGCTTTATATAATAAAGGAGGGAGAAATGATTTATATTAG
- a CDS encoding palindromic element RPE1 domain-containing protein — protein MKQNMQLSKGSKTKVMKTTSRAKTSKEVSNSTSIKLPAKIAHAEKFEGNASPRTVAYSSVREDSSTALTYKLPAEVEFCRKPNKFPVDWSP, from the coding sequence ATGAAACAGAATATGCAATTGTCAAAGGGCAGTAAGACTAAAGTGATGAAGACCACTAGTAGAGCTAAAACCAGCAAAGAGGTTTCTAACTCTACGAGCATTAAGCTTCCTGCAAAAATCGCTCATGCTGAGAAATTTGAAGGAAACGCTTCACCTCGAACCGTAGCGTACTCAAGTGTACGTGAGGATTCGAGTACCGCATTGACGTACAAATTACCAGCAGAAGTAGAGTTTTGCAGAAAGCCTAATAAATTTCCGGTGGACTGGTCACCCTAA